One Nostoc sp. UHCC 0302 DNA window includes the following coding sequences:
- a CDS encoding TauD/TfdA family dioxygenase — protein sequence MQYQSRLGVEVLQGCSLTNLKDEQRHEFKQSLWEHGVVVVRQQSITASQLEEFARLTFGELMFGGSRSLDPDISPELQSRFVNILGNPKGETEPSEKFAWKWHQDKDGLPRTEGLDMNALYVVMLYGVEVPPLDIDRQPHSTQFLDLIEAYNNLDDQQKQQLESLSLYHKAPIFSKEAIDIPTKVHPIVSTHKVTGKKGLYLGIDTAVPVGMEDKSEEAKIFTKSLFESVLKSTPIYYHIWQKGDVVFWDNSQVMHRGIPYDATKYKRIALRLGVVNTY from the coding sequence ATGCAGTATCAGTCAAGGCTGGGAGTTGAAGTACTGCAAGGGTGCAGTCTCACTAACCTCAAAGACGAGCAAAGGCACGAATTTAAACAATCTCTTTGGGAACACGGGGTTGTTGTAGTCAGACAGCAAAGCATTACTGCGTCACAGTTAGAAGAATTTGCCAGACTAACATTTGGTGAATTAATGTTTGGCGGTTCCAGGTCATTAGATCCCGATATCAGCCCAGAACTACAAAGCCGATTTGTCAATATTTTGGGTAATCCAAAGGGAGAAACCGAACCTTCAGAAAAGTTTGCTTGGAAATGGCATCAGGATAAAGATGGACTTCCACGGACTGAAGGGCTGGATATGAATGCGCTGTATGTGGTAATGCTTTATGGAGTGGAAGTACCACCTTTAGATATAGATAGACAGCCCCATAGTACTCAGTTTCTTGATCTGATTGAAGCCTACAACAATTTAGATGATCAACAAAAACAGCAACTAGAAAGTTTGTCACTTTATCATAAAGCCCCCATTTTTTCAAAAGAAGCCATTGATATTCCGACAAAAGTACATCCTATTGTATCGACTCATAAAGTTACGGGTAAAAAAGGATTATATCTAGGCATAGACACGGCAGTTCCTGTTGGGATGGAAGATAAATCAGAAGAAGCGAAAATTTTCACTAAATCTCTGTTTGAATCTGTTTTAAAAAGCACACCAATCTACTACCATATTTGGCAAAAAGGAGATGTTGTCTTTTGGGACAACTCACAAGTAATGCATAGAGGTATCCCTTATGATGCAACTAAGTATAAGCGTAT
- the egtC gene encoding ergothioneine biosynthesis protein EgtC, with product MCRLISYLGNPIRLDELLYKQKHSLYNQSYNPLELKSGVVCADGVGVGWYDEAGKSFIYRNTIPLWNDPNLEELSNYIQSTCAVGYARLAGTGESLDISNCQPFRSGKLLFVHNGEIANFQQTLYRPIRESLSDSTYNLIKGMTDSEHIFALLVEMWYSSPDSTLVSALRATLQKLTDLAKEQDTSFSANLIVSDGQALAAIRYAYGTQAPTLYWSCDDVNHPTQVIVASEPLSEQNWTAFPEQSTLFVQAQSLKPTISLLERLA from the coding sequence ATGTGTAGATTAATTAGCTACCTTGGTAATCCTATTCGATTAGATGAGTTGCTCTATAAACAAAAGCATTCGCTTTATAACCAAAGTTACAATCCTCTAGAATTAAAGTCAGGAGTAGTTTGTGCAGACGGCGTTGGTGTAGGCTGGTACGACGAAGCAGGTAAATCATTTATTTACCGAAACACCATCCCTCTATGGAATGATCCGAACCTGGAAGAGTTGAGCAACTACATACAATCTACTTGTGCTGTCGGTTATGCCCGACTAGCAGGGACGGGCGAATCGCTTGACATCAGTAACTGTCAGCCATTCCGTAGTGGCAAGCTGTTGTTTGTGCATAATGGCGAGATTGCCAACTTTCAACAGACACTCTATAGACCGATACGTGAGAGCCTTTCTGATTCTACATACAACCTGATTAAGGGCATGACCGACTCTGAACACATCTTCGCCCTGCTGGTGGAAATGTGGTACTCGTCTCCAGACAGCACCTTGGTGTCAGCCTTACGGGCGACGCTACAAAAATTGACTGACTTGGCTAAAGAACAAGACACTAGCTTTAGTGCCAATTTAATAGTCAGTGATGGCCAGGCACTCGCAGCAATTCGCTACGCCTACGGCACACAAGCTCCTACTCTTTATTGGTCTTGTGATGATGTGAATCACCCAACCCAAGTTATCGTTGCTTCCGAGCCTTTGTCTGAGCAAAATTGGACAGCCTTTCCTGAGCAAAGTACATTGTTTGTTCAAGCTCAGTCATTAAAGCCAACAATTAGCTTATTGGAGAGATTGGCCTAA